In Leptospira ellinghausenii, the following proteins share a genomic window:
- the hisA gene encoding 1-(5-phosphoribosyl)-5-[(5-phosphoribosylamino)methylideneamino]imidazole-4-carboxamide isomerase → MLVLPAIDLLDNEAVRLLQGDYSKKTVYSSSPEKMIQVFEKQGATLIHIVDLNAAKTGKSENGKTIKKIKEECSVELELGGGIRSIENMKFYDGLGVSRFILGTVAVEDPNVVQKGLEMFGQNRIVIGVDAKNGYVRTKGWETNSGILYKDFLKTMYGMGVRHVIFTDISKDGMMEGPNTDVYIELLTEFPDLQLVASGGVSKTEDLVTLFEKTNGKLFGAITGKAIYEGKLDLKESIRILNQKREK, encoded by the coding sequence ATGTTAGTATTACCAGCAATTGACTTACTCGACAATGAAGCAGTCCGCCTATTACAGGGAGACTATTCTAAAAAAACGGTTTATTCTTCTTCCCCCGAAAAAATGATCCAAGTGTTTGAAAAACAGGGTGCAACTCTCATCCATATAGTTGATTTGAATGCGGCAAAAACTGGAAAATCAGAAAACGGAAAAACAATCAAAAAAATCAAAGAAGAATGTTCCGTAGAACTGGAATTAGGTGGAGGAATTCGCTCCATCGAAAATATGAAATTCTATGATGGGCTTGGAGTTTCACGTTTTATTTTAGGCACAGTCGCTGTGGAAGATCCGAACGTTGTCCAAAAAGGTTTAGAAATGTTTGGGCAAAATCGTATTGTCATTGGCGTTGATGCTAAAAATGGATATGTGAGAACCAAAGGTTGGGAGACCAATTCTGGAATTTTATACAAAGATTTTTTAAAGACGATGTACGGAATGGGTGTCCGCCATGTGATTTTCACTGACATATCCAAAGATGGAATGATGGAAGGACCCAATACAGATGTGTACATTGAATTACTCACAGAATTTCCTGATTTACAATTAGTTGCTTCTGGTGGGGTTTCTAAAACTGAAGATTTAGTAACTTTATTTGAAAAAACGAATGGAAAATTGTTTGGTGCCATCACAGGTAAAGCCATTTATGAAGGAAAATTAGATTTAAAAGAAAGTATCAGGATTCTAAATCAAAAGAGGGAAAAGTAA
- a CDS encoding enoyl-CoA hydratase/isomerase family protein, producing the protein MKSRFESKEYEFLEIESRETEDGTILSIFLDNPSSRNSMTWKMGEEFADIIHSIRKQKKLPRAVIISGRSDVFCAGGDLNLLRSFSEKSFSQNRRDMRKFYGFFLSVRKLPVPVIAAVNGHAIGAGLSLTFGCDLRIFASDGKYSFNFVRLGIHPGMGSSFLAPELLGKSLGGRLLFTGETFNGEMAKEWGLALDAVPKTSVYERAMDLALSLSKAAPLALQELKQNLYSWKQLDSALKKEAESQARNFISDDFKETIQSIIEKRDPKFKGK; encoded by the coding sequence ATGAAATCGCGATTTGAATCCAAAGAGTATGAATTCCTAGAAATAGAATCCCGTGAAACAGAAGATGGAACCATCCTTTCCATCTTCTTAGACAACCCTTCTTCCCGTAATTCCATGACATGGAAAATGGGGGAGGAATTTGCTGACATCATCCATTCCATTCGCAAACAAAAAAAATTACCAAGAGCCGTTATAATATCTGGTCGCAGTGATGTATTCTGCGCAGGTGGAGATCTGAATTTATTACGATCTTTTTCAGAGAAAAGTTTTTCGCAAAACAGACGTGATATGAGAAAGTTCTATGGTTTCTTTTTGTCCGTGAGAAAACTTCCAGTTCCTGTCATTGCTGCAGTCAACGGACATGCAATTGGTGCAGGTCTTTCCTTAACGTTTGGATGTGACTTACGTATTTTCGCAAGTGATGGAAAGTATTCGTTTAATTTTGTCCGATTGGGGATCCACCCTGGTATGGGTTCGAGTTTCCTTGCCCCAGAACTTTTAGGGAAAAGTTTAGGTGGTAGGTTACTCTTCACGGGTGAAACTTTTAACGGGGAGATGGCAAAGGAGTGGGGTCTTGCATTAGATGCCGTTCCTAAAACATCAGTGTATGAACGTGCTATGGATCTTGCCCTTTCCTTATCAAAAGCCGCTCCACTTGCCTTACAAGAACTCAAACAAAATTTGTATTCCTGGAAACAGCTGGATTCGGCATTGAAAAAAGAAGCGGAATCACAAGCGCGAAACTTTATCTCAGATGACTTTAAAGAGACCATCCAGAGTATTATAGAAAAACGAGATCCTAAATTTAAGGGTAAATAA
- a CDS encoding DUF1577 domain-containing protein: protein MAIGRTDSMQELITILESLFDETIIGSDVNIVKHLFYYLKADNREFEFIYEEDNLVAAVEEIEAHTVTLMIPDLVEKGSRRARVRFEVMNINYQFEVVILDIQKDQIVIKTPTELQSYQLRTNKRIPVDDLFMNFIILFRSLSGGSREVGKNLYAESRFPHLMKEVRKDRPDSKLINIMLTEAIERISKDYEIHFYKEDEKLNEFEDFIKKTILRTGKTIYIPDCNRITSYINEPKDDVLFNYYSEHKEMAKELGDEFALDFFESMRKHESRNFYVSYIITPIRLYEDVVGYIKVYSTAMERFTISQNQAIYIFELAEIISYVFTKIAIQYGSYETMQSTTKVVDISLDGLLFEIYDKRLFHYLKRHNIIKMFIPLNKERTMILRGEIIRFLDKGDHYHLGVNYFSSAPDDMLFLESYLFEKSMKILSE from the coding sequence ATGGCAATCGGCAGAACGGATTCGATGCAGGAACTCATCACGATTTTAGAATCGTTATTCGATGAGACGATTATTGGATCTGATGTCAATATTGTTAAACACCTCTTTTACTATCTAAAAGCTGACAACAGAGAGTTTGAATTTATCTATGAAGAGGATAACTTAGTTGCTGCTGTGGAGGAAATTGAGGCTCATACAGTCACTCTAATGATCCCTGACCTCGTCGAAAAAGGTTCCCGCAGAGCCCGAGTTCGATTTGAGGTGATGAACATCAATTATCAGTTTGAAGTTGTCATCCTTGATATCCAAAAAGACCAAATTGTCATCAAAACTCCAACGGAGTTACAATCTTACCAACTAAGAACGAATAAACGGATCCCAGTTGATGATTTGTTCATGAACTTTATCATTCTCTTTCGAAGTTTGTCTGGAGGTTCAAGGGAAGTTGGAAAGAACCTTTATGCAGAAAGCAGGTTCCCTCACCTAATGAAGGAAGTACGAAAAGATAGGCCAGACAGTAAACTCATCAATATTATGTTAACCGAGGCAATCGAAAGGATTTCTAAAGATTATGAAATTCATTTTTACAAAGAAGATGAAAAATTAAACGAATTTGAGGATTTTATAAAAAAAACGATTCTACGTACTGGGAAAACTATTTATATCCCCGATTGTAATCGTATCACTTCCTATATCAATGAGCCAAAAGATGATGTGTTATTTAATTATTATTCTGAACACAAAGAGATGGCAAAGGAATTAGGTGATGAATTTGCATTGGATTTTTTTGAATCCATGAGAAAACATGAATCTCGAAATTTTTATGTTTCATATATCATTACTCCAATCCGATTGTATGAAGATGTTGTTGGTTATATCAAAGTATATTCCACAGCAATGGAACGTTTTACAATCTCACAAAACCAAGCAATTTATATTTTTGAGTTAGCTGAAATCATCAGTTATGTATTCACAAAAATTGCAATTCAGTATGGAAGTTATGAAACCATGCAATCCACAACCAAAGTTGTTGATATATCTTTAGATGGTTTGCTTTTTGAAATATATGACAAACGACTGTTTCATTATTTAAAACGTCACAATATCATCAAAATGTTTATCCCTTTAAACAAAGAAAGAACCATGATCCTTCGTGGGGAAATCATTCGTTTTTTAGATAAGGGTGATCATTACCACCTAGGTGTGAATTATTTTAGTTCAGCGCCAGATGATATGTTATTCTTAGAATCTTATTTGTTTGAAAAAAGTATGAAAATTCTCTCAGAGTAA
- a CDS encoding rhomboid family intramembrane serine protease encodes MSRNRSQGPSLFGNPILHPLNVILILNCIIFFLQYFANQQLIFRFGLTPDFVLSGEIWQILTYGFLHEVGLLPIHLLFNMYAMYMLGSNIIPIIGKTKFIILYFLSQIGAGIFVVSSAYLNVMLGGGISLLESMTSQTIGASGAVFGLLALFGLFYPNAELLLFIFPVKAKNAVWVSLVIGYLISQFGNAPISNTCHLGGAVTAWLLVKLFPKQFLPTTMPYLPGMEWESTRQSESVPQQKPKLVPVEDLFLDQKKLNETVLRQIESKKDRTSVIHYLQPLQVENANICPPSTYNTEDPICLRCEWLPNCALRKVQE; translated from the coding sequence ATGAGTAGAAATCGAAGCCAGGGCCCTAGTTTGTTCGGGAATCCGATCCTTCATCCTTTGAATGTAATTTTAATCCTCAATTGTATTATCTTTTTTTTACAATACTTTGCAAACCAACAATTGATCTTTCGATTTGGACTCACTCCTGACTTTGTACTCAGTGGCGAAATTTGGCAAATACTAACCTATGGATTTTTACATGAGGTTGGATTATTACCGATCCATCTTTTGTTTAATATGTATGCAATGTATATGTTAGGAAGTAACATCATACCGATCATTGGGAAAACAAAGTTTATCATTTTATATTTTTTATCACAAATTGGTGCGGGTATTTTTGTAGTAAGTTCCGCATATTTGAATGTTATGTTAGGTGGTGGAATTTCCCTATTAGAGTCCATGACCTCTCAAACAATCGGTGCCTCGGGTGCAGTTTTCGGCTTACTTGCGTTATTTGGTTTATTCTACCCAAATGCAGAGTTATTATTATTCATTTTTCCAGTGAAGGCTAAAAATGCTGTATGGGTATCTCTTGTGATTGGGTATTTGATTTCCCAATTTGGGAATGCACCTATTTCGAATACCTGCCACTTGGGTGGTGCCGTGACTGCTTGGTTACTTGTGAAACTGTTTCCCAAACAATTTTTACCAACGACAATGCCATACCTTCCTGGAATGGAATGGGAATCAACAAGGCAATCAGAATCAGTCCCACAACAAAAACCAAAACTGGTACCTGTGGAAGATTTGTTTTTGGACCAAAAAAAACTCAATGAAACTGTCTTACGACAAATTGAATCCAAAAAAGATCGAACTTCGGTCATTCATTATTTACAACCATTACAAGTGGAAAACGCTAATATTTGCCCTCCCTCTACGTATAATACCGAAGATCCCATTTGTTTACGGTGTGAGTGGTTGCCAAATTGTGCCTTACGAAAGGTTCAGGAGTAA
- a CDS encoding tetratricopeptide repeat protein has product MVRLCIFPFLFVSFLFAQSPSDRLAFAFRSQSSLDPLRMIVVGEVVGIEKASFYEVDKLSQELEVDTRPDTVTIKVADPKGIRVGQTLYLLEKNQDHKTFRDGNIVGMITVKSVYLTTFFGWQVRGEGYLRLIEDRPVTAARMLDTTKYEEAFIAKKQGDHYFAKGQMDEALRKYKHAVSLDQSSPDLHYALGKAHWKDGEGYVSTAFEYSMAWKNRERFSNPQERLLFLVDYLRFLTFYFKVEGKENKKQLELMPQVAKEARTLYPKIYEVWLYSFEVTYLSLLHTNLAGNTVDLRKTRDELASRSEEFLNKAYSLRKADYYLHKLACEFYNLRWKETRGTNEETTYRSKLVEHGKLLRLYYTGETTLSEDLLNAIRLAEKQSGLL; this is encoded by the coding sequence ATGGTTCGGCTCTGTATTTTCCCATTTTTATTCGTATCGTTTCTGTTTGCGCAGTCACCATCAGATCGTTTGGCATTTGCCTTTCGTAGCCAATCCTCTTTAGATCCACTTCGAATGATTGTTGTGGGGGAAGTGGTTGGGATTGAAAAAGCAAGTTTTTACGAAGTCGATAAACTCTCCCAAGAATTAGAAGTAGATACAAGACCGGACACAGTCACAATCAAGGTGGCAGATCCAAAAGGCATTCGAGTCGGCCAAACCTTATACTTACTCGAAAAAAACCAAGACCACAAAACGTTTCGTGATGGTAACATTGTGGGGATGATTACTGTAAAATCTGTCTACCTCACTACTTTTTTTGGATGGCAGGTACGTGGAGAAGGTTACCTTCGTTTGATCGAAGACAGGCCAGTAACAGCTGCAAGGATGCTCGATACCACAAAGTATGAAGAAGCCTTTATCGCAAAAAAACAAGGTGATCATTATTTTGCCAAAGGCCAAATGGATGAAGCCCTTCGCAAATACAAACATGCTGTATCTTTAGACCAAAGTTCACCTGATTTACATTATGCGTTAGGAAAAGCCCATTGGAAAGATGGAGAAGGGTACGTGTCAACTGCCTTTGAGTATTCCATGGCTTGGAAAAATAGAGAACGATTTTCGAATCCCCAAGAACGTTTGTTATTCCTTGTGGACTACTTACGATTTTTGACTTTTTATTTCAAAGTGGAAGGGAAAGAAAACAAAAAACAATTAGAACTCATGCCACAAGTGGCAAAAGAAGCACGCACTTTATATCCAAAAATATACGAAGTTTGGTTGTATAGTTTTGAAGTGACTTATTTAAGTTTATTACATACAAATTTAGCTGGGAATACAGTTGATCTTCGCAAAACAAGGGATGAACTTGCCAGTCGATCAGAAGAATTTTTAAATAAAGCATATTCTCTTAGGAAAGCCGACTATTACCTTCATAAATTAGCCTGTGAGTTTTACAATTTACGTTGGAAAGAAACTAGAGGAACCAATGAGGAAACCACTTATCGATCCAAACTCGTAGAACACGGTAAACTTTTACGATTGTATTATACTGGCGAAACTACCTTGTCGGAAGATTTACTCAATGCAATTCGTCTTGCTGAAAAACAATCTGGATTACTCTGA
- the hisB gene encoding imidazoleglycerol-phosphate dehydratase HisB, whose translation MVESRKTSETDIRLDLNLRGSGVYSFDTEIPFFEHMLSHIAKHGLIDMDLKLRGDIGIDCHHSVEDTAILLGQMIHTQLGDKKGIFRYGNFTLPMDEVLTTVAVDLGGRFYFKYTGPALDGKFGIYDAELTLEFLQKLALNAKMNLHVVVHYGENRHHIHESIFKALGKALRQAISIDSGAKDQIPSTKGMLE comes from the coding sequence ATGGTGGAATCCAGAAAAACATCCGAAACGGACATCCGCTTGGACCTAAACCTCCGAGGCAGTGGTGTTTATTCATTCGATACAGAAATCCCTTTTTTCGAGCATATGCTCTCTCATATAGCCAAACATGGTCTCATTGATATGGACTTAAAACTTCGTGGGGACATTGGTATTGATTGCCACCATTCCGTGGAAGACACAGCCATTTTACTTGGACAAATGATCCACACCCAACTCGGGGACAAAAAAGGAATCTTTCGGTATGGAAATTTCACCCTTCCTATGGATGAAGTTTTAACAACTGTGGCAGTTGACTTAGGTGGAAGATTTTATTTTAAATATACTGGACCTGCACTGGATGGGAAGTTTGGAATTTACGACGCCGAACTTACGTTAGAGTTTTTACAAAAACTAGCACTGAATGCAAAAATGAACCTACATGTTGTGGTACATTATGGTGAAAACAGACATCACATCCACGAATCTATATTTAAGGCCTTAGGAAAAGCATTACGCCAAGCAATTTCGATTGATTCAGGTGCCAAAGACCAGATCCCTTCTACAAAGGGAATGCTCGAGTGA
- the hisH gene encoding imidazole glycerol phosphate synthase subunit HisH, with protein MIAVLDFGMGNIHSLLKAVSLHTDDFIFTSDPNKVKSADKIILPGDGHFDKAMENLNELGFVSIIKEHVAAKKYLFGICIGYQVLFEDSDETNKIGSTISGLGLIRGKIRKFEGKPNLKVPHMGWNKLFDIKPKNTKLLKGIPNESFMYFIHSYRPVGVDRLDITANCHYYGESFPAVVEKETIFGTQFHPEKSDKIGLGILKNFIEL; from the coding sequence GTGATTGCTGTTTTAGATTTTGGAATGGGGAATATCCATTCCCTATTAAAAGCAGTTTCTTTGCATACTGATGATTTTATTTTTACAAGTGATCCGAACAAAGTAAAATCGGCGGATAAAATCATCTTACCAGGTGATGGACATTTTGACAAAGCGATGGAAAACCTTAACGAACTAGGATTTGTTTCTATTATCAAAGAGCATGTCGCTGCAAAAAAATATTTATTTGGTATTTGTATCGGTTATCAAGTGTTATTTGAAGACTCAGATGAAACCAATAAAATTGGTTCTACAATTTCTGGGCTTGGACTTATCAGAGGCAAAATCAGAAAGTTTGAGGGTAAACCCAATCTCAAAGTTCCTCATATGGGTTGGAACAAACTCTTTGATATCAAACCAAAAAACACAAAACTTTTAAAAGGAATCCCAAACGAATCCTTTATGTATTTTATTCATTCCTACAGGCCTGTTGGCGTTGACAGGTTGGATATTACAGCTAACTGCCATTATTATGGAGAATCGTTCCCGGCTGTTGTAGAAAAGGAGACAATTTTTGGAACACAATTCCATCCAGAAAAATCAGACAAAATTGGGCTTGGAATCCTAAAAAATTTTATTGAACTCTAA
- a CDS encoding Crp/Fnr family transcriptional regulator, giving the protein MSDLPLNPDCFVCDYKNHNVLHCAAHETIERINAGKDFTIFPRGKHLVTAGVKAEGFFFIKSGLVRSYVQLASGKEQTLRLSGPGDWVGFRDCISDSISHHNVVAVEDTHACYITGALIDALVKDDSNFQKEVFRQMAKEWREMEEHVVSLGTKQVHEKLAEILIVLDNAQGRKNHVELKVTRDVLATFIGTKTETLVRALSDLKAREFISVDKNRIDILNRDALYSLSKIA; this is encoded by the coding sequence ATGTCTGACCTTCCACTCAATCCTGATTGTTTTGTATGTGATTATAAAAATCATAATGTGCTCCATTGTGCTGCTCATGAAACAATTGAACGAATCAATGCAGGGAAAGATTTTACGATCTTCCCTCGTGGTAAACACCTCGTCACTGCAGGAGTAAAGGCCGAAGGATTTTTTTTCATCAAATCAGGACTCGTACGCAGTTATGTGCAACTCGCCAGTGGGAAAGAACAAACCCTCCGATTGAGTGGGCCTGGTGATTGGGTTGGATTTCGTGATTGTATTTCTGATTCCATTTCCCACCATAATGTTGTCGCAGTTGAGGACACTCACGCTTGTTACATCACAGGAGCACTCATTGATGCTCTGGTCAAAGATGATAGTAATTTCCAAAAAGAAGTATTCCGACAAATGGCCAAAGAGTGGCGTGAGATGGAAGAACATGTGGTCTCTCTTGGGACCAAACAAGTTCATGAAAAATTAGCAGAGATCCTCATTGTTTTAGACAATGCCCAAGGACGAAAAAACCATGTGGAATTAAAAGTCACAAGGGATGTACTTGCGACTTTCATTGGTACAAAAACGGAAACCTTGGTACGGGCGCTTTCGGATCTCAAAGCCCGAGAATTTATCTCCGTCGACAAAAACCGCATCGACATTCTGAACAGAGATGCGTTGTATTCTCTTTCAAAAATTGCCTAA
- a CDS encoding LIC11177 family protein: protein MPEEKKSSVDEVLKREKLAKDFEKEKRVSEQKAIEQAASKLSSQSQVVTETSKSSKFITNIDIAFSQAKSDLRYYFLNDGNYADEFKRMFVENEAIFKRYGITSQKYMEYIRESFDRYKKIHDMMPLDPMKPKHFKYVEDSISELIRMFNQRFGK from the coding sequence ATGCCTGAAGAAAAAAAGTCCTCTGTGGATGAGGTATTAAAACGCGAAAAATTAGCAAAAGACTTCGAGAAGGAAAAGCGTGTTTCCGAGCAGAAGGCAATTGAACAAGCAGCTTCTAAATTGTCTTCACAAAGCCAAGTTGTTACAGAGACTTCCAAATCTTCCAAATTCATCACCAATATCGACATTGCCTTTTCTCAGGCAAAATCTGATTTGCGGTACTATTTTTTGAACGATGGCAATTATGCAGATGAATTCAAACGAATGTTTGTCGAAAACGAGGCGATTTTCAAACGGTATGGAATCACGAGCCAAAAGTATATGGAATACATTCGCGAATCCTTCGATCGTTATAAAAAGATCCATGACATGATGCCACTCGATCCGATGAAACCTAAACATTTCAAATATGTGGAAGATTCGATTTCAGAACTCATCCGAATGTTCAACCAAAGGTTTGGAAAATAA